Genomic DNA from Lactuca sativa cultivar Salinas chromosome 8, Lsat_Salinas_v11, whole genome shotgun sequence:
TTATGTCATAGAAAGGGACCCAAGGTATTGGTCAAAGACTTTTTTAGGGAAGTATGGACTGTGATGCAGTAGAGAATGGAGTTTCATAAAGTTTTAATTCTGTTATCCTTGATGTTAGAAGGAATCCGCTAATAGTAATGTTGAAGAACATCAAATGTCTTGTAATGCAGAGGTTATGGATGCATATACAAAAAAATGCATGAGATGAGATTTGGAAAAGGTTAGCAACACTTTTAGTAGTTACATTCATACGATGGTTTATAATGGTTTAACGTATAACTTCTTTTATATTGACAATTTTTGGGTTGCTTAAGTTAATGGGTACCAAGAATTTGAAGATTTCCAAGGCAATGATAGGTATGTTGTTGATTCGAACCAATTTCCTCATTTAACCTAGATCCATGGGCTTTTGTATCAAGATTCTATTAAATTGTTATTTGTGCCACATATCCTTCTATAGAAATCCGGTCTAaagaactttatatatatatatatatatatatatatatatatatatatatatatatatatatatatatatatatatatatatatatatatataaaagagcttattgttattattatttttaaatgaggATTGGGTCGAATTTTCAAAAGCTTACCCCTCAAAATCCAATAAAGGATTGGGCTAGTAAGCCCAGTGAACATGATATCATAATGTACTGTGCCATTGCTATGTGCTTGGGCGTCAAGATATCGACTTCAAATTTAGGGCTGTAAATTGTAATATTGCCATTTTATCTATCGTTCTCAAGTCAAATAGAATCTGAAGAAAGATTCATTCCAGAATAGGGGATTTAGAAAGAGTAAGAAATCCTGAGTTTCAATAATCCAGTTTAACCCCAAGAAATGCCAACTCTAACGAAGCTATACACGATGCAAGAAGCTTCAGAGCACAATTCCGCAGGCGATTGCTGGGTTGTTATCGATGGCAAGGTCTGCTTCTCTCTTTAATTATTAGCCGTAtgcttgtataaatataggtatAAACGTCGTTATGTATCTAAACTTCTCTAATTGCTTAAATATGATCATGTTTTACATTGAGTTAGGCCTTATACTGTTGCTATATGGGTTCATTACGttgtattttagggttttatttttagttaaactgataatTGATGAATGTGAAGTGATTGTAATCGATTTGTATGAATTTAAAGAACATGATTAGAATTTGGACTTTGTTATTAGTTTAGCCCCAAACATTTCTCATCAtcttgtataattttttttttttcgttgctTAATTTATGTCGCAATGATGTTTTTCTCAAAATTAAGCAACCAATATTGGATTTGGTGCTAACATATATTACGATTTTTACCAGGTGTACGATGTGTCATCGTATCTGGAAGAACACCCAGGTGGAGATGATGTCCTCCTTCAGGTTACTGGTAATTCCTCATAATTTCATTATCTGTTACGTAATTCGAAAAAATCACAAGCTAAAATTACTTTTCAACCCTTTGCGATTATTACAAATCATTGATTGATTACTTGATTTTCGTTCACAAGATTCTTtgtttatattaaggtataaaagCCGATCAATTTCCGGATGTTATGCAGAATATCAAATTAGCAAAATATCCTATGTTTTTTATTGTCATTATTTGTAAATATTCATTTttcctagatttggatctattaGCTATTTTATAGGCTAAGAATCTGTAATAGGACTCTTTTAAAAAGATGGCATCTCTTTTCCAAAAAGTCTCCAAATTTGTCGTAGGTTACATTGGGAAAGCTCCAATCAGTTATGCAAACCCACCTTTTTGTCATTATCAAAAGAAGTTTTGGATATTTAAATAAGGTAGTGTTTGATACAATGGAATCACGAAAGGAATGGAATGGTTCATTCCTATGGAATGAAATAAACCTGTTTGTTTTTTTCTACTTGGAGTGGAATGTACAATTCTTGAAGGAATGTGATTCCTTAGATATTTGACTTAGCTAGTGTTTTCTATAATGGAATGAATGGACGAATGTGTGATGGAATGGAATGAGTGATTCCATTTCCAGAATCAGCATTTTTAATGATGAAACTATTTGATTTTGAAGGGAAAGATGCTACCGATGAATTTGAAGATGCGGGGCATAGCAAAACTGCAAGGGAACTAATGGAAAGTTTTTTTGTTGGGGAGTTGGACACGTCAGACATCCCTCAGCTTGAAATTGTCTCTGAGAAGcaagaaaattacatttttgacCTTACTAAGCAATACTGGGCTGTTCCATTAGCAGCCATTGGCATATCGGTGGTTGTCACCTTTTTGTACTTGCGCAAGAAGTAATTCAAGTTGTATTAAGAAAAAAAGCCTTCTATTAATTCGGAGGTATTTTGAACACCATAAAAAAAGAGGTTTAAATTTTGTTAATGGATTTGTAAACCTAAATTATTTGAGTAAAAGATATATGATATCCATTTGGATATGGATTTCATCTGGTTATTTATACGGGTTATTTTATACCAAACTTTAATTTATATCATGTAGTGTCCATCGTGTTATGTATTTTAGTTGTCAAATGAACGGAATTAGATTGTCAAAATCTATATTTAATTGATTTTGTCATATATTCCTAGATGGTAGGCCAAAGAATAAACTGCATCATCCGTTtttatcaaaataacaaaattgcCACTATGAGCTTAATATGATCGAACCACAAACACATCGATACATACACTTCGTTAACGTTAACTACTCTTCTAATTTGCTGCCTATTATacttagggatgagcaaaaggactgaaccggccggaaccggcccgaaccggaccggaccggggaaccggcttcggccaaaatcaagaaccgaaccggcccggcggttctaccggttcccggttcctaccggttcttgtcgtgtcttcaaatgttggaaccgctccttgaaatatagcatcatacggtttcggtttttgccggttctaccggttccggttcctaccggttcccggtttcaaaaatccacaaaaataacgtcccggtcgCGGCCCGatcggttccatcgggttccggttccggttccggtaccggttccggccggttccccggtccatatgctgaTCCCTAATTATACtaattgaaaaattaaatatccATCGGTGTTTTCTTTCCTGTTTATCTTCATTAACTATTCTTCTACTATGCCGCCTATTACATTTCTTCATAATTAATGTAATTAATGTTAATATAGAATGCAGATCAAATATCTAAAAGAATGATGTCTACTAattgaaaaaattaaatattctcctatatatattttttctaacTATTCTTATTCTATTATTCGTATAATAATATGACATGTGGATACCATTAATTCTCTTTATtactctgttttttttttttttttgttttttttttgacatttgtCCTAATCTAGTAAGTAGGACGATAAGTAGAAAGAAAAAGTATGAAGATATTTGATTTCTCCCTACTAATTTACTTtacacataattttttttttgatatatatatatatatatatatatatatatatatatatatatatatatatatatatatatatatatatatatatatatatatatatatatatatatatatatatatatatatatatatatatatatatatatatatatatatatatatatatatatatataatgtcacTTAAGCACATTAAAGTTAAGGTATTTGTACAATTTGGAaatttaaaaagttttttttttttttttttttaattctttttaacGCAATATACCATTAAACTCCTATTTTATATGTCATGTCGTTAAATGATATATGCTACTTAAAACCCACCATCTCCACCTCTCGAGCTTCATTCTTCATTTGTCATTAGAAACAATCATGAGCTAGGGTTTttgaattagttttgtgattgAGTTGAAGAATCAAAGTAGTGGTTGCAAGGGCACAATCAGACTCTAATGGAGTGTTTATGATAGTGGAACTCAACTATTAAGGGGTATTTACTCATAATCATTTCTCTTACACCGATGATGTGAAAACCATCTTCAATGATGTTAATTTTTCTACTATTACATATTCTAAGTATTTGACCTTCTTCGAATGTTTCATGCATGACGAATATAAAAAAGATGTAATATTGTGAATCAGGCCTTTCTTGACGGATTGTATTAATCCTATTTCAGATGATGTGGAATATGATGCTttttatttttgatgtttatGGAACAGATGGTATAATTTATGTTTATGTTGATCATGTTGGGGTTGGTGTAGA
This window encodes:
- the LOC111912975 gene encoding cytochrome b5 — its product is MPTLTKLYTMQEASEHNSAGDCWVVIDGKVYDVSSYLEEHPGGDDVLLQVTGKDATDEFEDAGHSKTARELMESFFVGELDTSDIPQLEIVSEKQENYIFDLTKQYWAVPLAAIGISVVVTFLYLRKK